The following proteins are co-located in the Deltaproteobacteria bacterium genome:
- a CDS encoding LLM class flavin-dependent oxidoreductase, with product MPHEDRDGLQLGIFMPNCSNMYAISTYRTAPDEWEYETNKQIALAAEAAGFDFLFPVSRWKGFGGKTNYLGTSLETMTWAAALLAVTSKLRVYSTVHVPTFHPLVAAKMGATMDHISKGRWGINIVSGWSREEFAMMGVELLPHAERYRRTAAFIEILTGLWTAEPGTFDYDSPWYRIAGGSVMPQPAQKPPIVNAGVSDDAKELVARLCDWAFLGIGSVEETALLTLDFRERARRYGRSIRCACYPFLLWRETEKEAEEVRRAIVAQMDRTAVENWARGLNIGSGSFDQFTLEMFTLGAGALPVIGTAEQVAEKLKRLYDLGMDGALACFLNYHEDTVRFGQEIVPLLRQMGVVSEK from the coding sequence ATGCCACACGAAGATCGCGACGGACTCCAGCTCGGCATTTTCATGCCCAATTGCAGTAACATGTACGCTATCAGCACCTACCGCACGGCCCCAGACGAATGGGAATATGAAACCAATAAGCAGATCGCCCTGGCGGCGGAAGCCGCTGGGTTCGATTTTCTTTTTCCGGTCAGCCGCTGGAAAGGGTTCGGCGGAAAGACCAACTATCTCGGGACCTCGCTCGAAACCATGACCTGGGCTGCCGCCCTGCTGGCGGTCACGTCGAAGCTGCGTGTGTACTCAACCGTCCATGTCCCCACGTTTCATCCCTTGGTGGCCGCCAAAATGGGTGCCACGATGGATCACATCAGCAAAGGCCGTTGGGGGATCAATATCGTGAGCGGCTGGAGTCGTGAAGAGTTCGCTATGATGGGGGTCGAGTTGTTACCGCATGCCGAACGCTATCGACGCACTGCCGCGTTTATCGAGATTCTCACCGGCTTGTGGACGGCGGAGCCGGGGACGTTCGACTACGATTCCCCATGGTACCGCATCGCCGGTGGCTCGGTAATGCCGCAGCCGGCCCAAAAACCTCCTATCGTGAATGCCGGGGTGTCGGACGATGCCAAGGAACTAGTTGCCCGCCTGTGCGACTGGGCCTTTCTTGGCATCGGTTCTGTTGAAGAGACCGCGCTGTTGACCCTAGACTTCCGCGAGCGGGCGCGGCGCTATGGACGTTCCATTCGCTGTGCGTGCTATCCCTTTTTGCTGTGGCGTGAGACCGAGAAAGAAGCCGAGGAGGTACGGCGAGCGATTGTCGCGCAGATGGATCGGACGGCGGTGGAAAACTGGGCGCGTGGGCTGAACATCGGCAGTGGTTCGTTCGACCAATTCACCCTGGAAATGTTCACCCTCGGCGCCGGTGCGCTACCGGTTATCGGCACGGCGGAGCAAGTGGCGGAAAAGCTCAAGCGCCTGTACGACCTGGGCATGGACGGCGCGCTGGCCTGTTTTCTTAACTATCACGAAGATACCGTCCGGTTCGGACAAGAGATCGTGCCGTTGCTCAGGCAGATGGGGGTGGTGAGTGAAAAATGA
- a CDS encoding amidohydrolase family protein has translation MYDLIIENARICDGTGKPSFHGNVAVKDGLIAAIGKGNGEAATRKINADGLVLAPGFIDPHTHYDAQVAWDPMVTCSSWHGITTVVMGNCGVGVAPVKPKARDIVMWDLVNVEAIPFDVMQKGIDWQWETHAQYLDVLQKRGMGINVASLAALTPLRHYAIGEESFDRAATPEEIVVMQHLLRDAIRSGAFGLTSTILNNHIGFEGRPLACRNASRAELAALCQVLREEGRGTIEIALTGTNIGQVSDDEYDLLKFLVDQSQRPVTFLALFNKPGKPDSYLNAVEKVQPILGWDKAVPQVTCRPLRIQFNMRSPFIFAIFTAWHGVFNKSVEEQMKIYGDPGFRQTFREEMDRRRIFAGQWGRMTVLDAKTPEVQAHVASKKTVAQIARDQGKDPIDAFLDLAIADRLELMFDLQALNFDLDGVKNLVEDKRFLIGLSDGGAHVDMLCDAGYATYLLGRWVREHQVLSLEEGVRRLTSVPADLFGIPKRGRLAPGLVADLTLFDPDTVDAKDPEYVWDLPGGGKRFVAKSAGIKSTIVSGQVLYQDGEHQGGLPGKVLRSYDA, from the coding sequence ATGTATGATCTCATTATCGAAAACGCTCGTATTTGCGACGGTACGGGCAAGCCAAGTTTTCACGGCAACGTCGCGGTCAAAGATGGTCTGATTGCCGCCATTGGCAAAGGCAACGGCGAAGCCGCCACCCGGAAAATTAACGCCGATGGCCTCGTCTTAGCCCCCGGGTTTATCGACCCGCATACCCATTACGATGCGCAAGTCGCCTGGGACCCGATGGTCACCTGCTCTTCGTGGCACGGCATCACCACCGTCGTCATGGGCAACTGTGGCGTGGGGGTCGCGCCGGTGAAGCCGAAGGCCCGCGACATCGTCATGTGGGATCTCGTCAACGTCGAAGCAATTCCCTTTGACGTGATGCAGAAAGGCATCGACTGGCAGTGGGAAACGCACGCGCAGTATCTTGACGTGTTGCAAAAGCGCGGCATGGGCATCAACGTCGCCTCGTTGGCGGCGCTCACGCCGTTACGCCATTATGCGATCGGCGAAGAATCCTTCGATCGCGCCGCCACGCCGGAAGAAATCGTGGTGATGCAGCATCTGCTGCGCGACGCCATCCGTTCCGGGGCGTTTGGGTTGACTTCGACTATCCTCAATAACCACATCGGTTTCGAGGGCCGTCCGCTGGCCTGCCGTAATGCCAGCCGTGCAGAACTTGCCGCTCTTTGCCAAGTGTTGCGCGAAGAAGGCCGAGGCACCATCGAGATCGCACTGACCGGCACAAATATCGGTCAGGTCTCCGACGACGAATATGATCTGCTCAAGTTCCTGGTGGATCAGAGCCAACGCCCGGTCACCTTCCTGGCACTATTCAACAAGCCCGGCAAGCCGGATTCGTATCTCAACGCCGTGGAGAAGGTGCAGCCGATTCTGGGCTGGGACAAAGCCGTGCCGCAAGTGACCTGCCGTCCGTTGCGCATCCAATTCAACATGCGGAGCCCTTTCATCTTCGCGATCTTCACCGCTTGGCACGGGGTGTTCAACAAGAGCGTGGAAGAGCAGATGAAGATCTACGGCGACCCAGGATTCCGGCAAACTTTCCGCGAAGAAATGGACCGGCGGCGCATCTTTGCTGGGCAGTGGGGTCGTATGACCGTGCTCGATGCCAAGACGCCGGAAGTGCAGGCGCACGTCGCCAGCAAAAAAACCGTAGCGCAGATTGCCCGCGATCAAGGCAAAGACCCGATTGATGCATTCCTGGATCTCGCCATTGCTGATCGGCTCGAACTGATGTTCGACTTGCAAGCCCTCAACTTCGATCTGGATGGTGTCAAGAACCTCGTCGAAGACAAGCGGTTCCTGATTGGATTGTCCGACGGCGGCGCGCACGTCGATATGCTCTGCGATGCCGGCTACGCGACCTACCTGCTCGGACGCTGGGTACGCGAGCATCAAGTGTTATCGTTAGAAGAAGGGGTGCGTCGGCTCACGTCGGTGCCGGCAGATCTCTTCGGCATCCCCAAGCGGGGCCGTCTCGCGCCAGGTTTGGTCGCCGACTTGACCTTGTTCGATCCTGACACCGTGGACGCCAAAGATCCTGAGTACGTGTGGGATCTGCCTGGTGGCGGGAAACGGTTTGTAGCCAAATCCGCAGGCATCAAATCGACCATCGTGTCCGGCCAGGTGCTCTATCAAGACGGCGAGCACCAAGGCGGACTGCCCGGCAAAGTGCTGCGCAGCTACGACGCGTAG
- a CDS encoding TIGR03620 family F420-dependent LLM class oxidoreductase — translation MDLSNLGLLGFVDGMKSQEVVQFARRVENAGYSVLWVPEVMGREIFSLSSHLLSQTERLVVGTGVAIAFSYEPIVTACATRTLGEFFEDRFILGLGVSNKVYNTRRGVGYNKPVSFMREYVEKIKTAPYNAPKPQHEPPIVLAGMMPKMLQLAGMATQGTLTYFTTTEQVALAREALGPTPWLLAVQLVMLETDATKARAAARKYMQIYLAIEHYLYRLRKVGFTDADFANGGSDRLVDAVIAWGSEDQLRERIANQFKVGATHVSILPLRSDGKPGPDERVIEVLAPARH, via the coding sequence ATGGATCTTAGCAACCTTGGTCTTCTTGGCTTCGTCGATGGCATGAAGAGCCAGGAAGTCGTCCAGTTCGCCCGCAGGGTGGAAAACGCCGGGTACAGCGTCCTGTGGGTGCCCGAAGTCATGGGGCGGGAGATTTTTTCCTTGTCCTCGCATTTACTCAGCCAAACGGAACGCTTGGTGGTGGGCACCGGGGTCGCCATCGCCTTCTCTTATGAGCCGATCGTTACGGCGTGCGCCACTAGAACCTTGGGCGAGTTTTTCGAGGATCGCTTCATTCTCGGCCTGGGCGTGAGCAACAAAGTCTACAACACGAGGCGCGGCGTCGGCTACAACAAGCCGGTCAGCTTCATGCGCGAGTATGTGGAGAAGATTAAGACTGCGCCCTACAACGCACCCAAGCCGCAACACGAACCGCCCATCGTGCTGGCAGGCATGATGCCGAAGATGTTGCAACTGGCGGGCATGGCTACTCAAGGGACGCTGACCTATTTCACTACCACGGAGCAGGTCGCGCTCGCCCGCGAGGCACTCGGTCCCACGCCGTGGCTGCTGGCCGTGCAATTAGTCATGCTGGAAACCGACGCCACCAAGGCCCGCGCCGCCGCGCGCAAGTACATGCAGATCTATCTGGCGATCGAGCACTATCTCTACCGCTTACGGAAGGTCGGTTTTACCGACGCGGATTTCGCCAACGGCGGCAGCGACCGCCTAGTGGACGCGGTCATTGCCTGGGGTTCGGAAGATCAGCTCCGTGAGCGCATTGCCAACCAGTTCAAGGTCGGCGCGACGCACGTCAGTATTCTGCCGCTGAGGTCAGACGGCAAACCGGGGCCGGACGAACGGGTGATTGAGGTGCTAGCGCCGGCAAGGCATTGA
- a CDS encoding TetR/AcrR family transcriptional regulator — protein sequence MAAVVNLTRYQQRKEKTKQDLLAAARKVLAERGYHNAKIMDIAAAADIGVGTFYLYYPTKDALFLEMVEETARLLKERIDQARLTAEGAIEKMRAANLAFFRFAEENRDLLKIIFGHGNAFNELLRTVYAMFVEDAVARVAEGVERAEFRVLQSRVIANALVGMFAQVVSWWIDQEGLSAATMADIMTDFALHGLTPKQG from the coding sequence ATGGCAGCAGTCGTGAACCTGACTCGATATCAACAGCGTAAGGAGAAAACCAAACAGGATCTGCTCGCGGCAGCGCGGAAAGTATTAGCCGAGCGAGGCTATCATAACGCGAAGATTATGGACATTGCTGCGGCTGCGGATATCGGGGTCGGCACTTTTTATCTCTACTATCCGACGAAAGACGCACTCTTTCTCGAAATGGTCGAGGAAACAGCCCGATTGCTCAAAGAACGCATCGACCAAGCCAGACTGACAGCCGAAGGTGCCATCGAGAAAATGCGGGCCGCGAACCTGGCGTTCTTTCGCTTCGCGGAGGAGAATCGCGATTTGCTGAAAATTATCTTCGGCCACGGCAATGCGTTCAACGAACTTTTGCGCACGGTGTACGCCATGTTCGTCGAGGATGCAGTTGCGCGGGTGGCGGAAGGCGTGGAACGAGCAGAATTTCGCGTGCTCCAGTCGCGCGTGATTGCCAACGCGCTGGTTGGGATGTTCGCGCAAGTGGTCTCGTGGTGGATCGACCAAGAGGGACTGTCGGCGGCAACGATGGCGGACATAATGACGGACTTCGCACTCCACGGTCTCACCCCAAAGCAGGGATAA
- a CDS encoding sterol desaturase family protein: MDLLFRFGAFLSVFLAMSVWELLRPRRRLAQTRRERWSTNLGLTALDSFLVWITVGGVSYAMAQAAAEQGMGLLPWLAFPGWAAAIVTLLVLDFTVYVQHILFHAVPLLWRLHRVHHADLDLDATTGLRFHPIEIFLSLGLKAAVIVLLGATPWAVVAFEALLNASSVFNHSNVAIPTRRDRWLRWVLVTPDMHRIHHSPQAVETNSNFGFSVSWWDRLCGTYRVESALGPENQEIGLREYPEPLNLGQLLVLPFRGDAGRYPFAGVRPVHT; encoded by the coding sequence ATGGACCTTCTCTTTCGCTTCGGCGCATTTTTAAGCGTGTTCCTTGCTATGTCTGTGTGGGAGCTGCTGCGACCTCGCCGCCGCCTCGCTCAAACGAGACGCGAGCGATGGTCGACCAATCTCGGGCTGACTGCACTCGATTCTTTCCTCGTCTGGATAACGGTCGGAGGAGTCTCCTACGCCATGGCACAAGCGGCTGCTGAGCAAGGCATGGGGCTACTTCCTTGGCTTGCCTTTCCGGGTTGGGCGGCAGCGATCGTGACCCTCCTCGTCCTCGATTTCACGGTTTACGTGCAACACATTCTGTTTCACGCCGTCCCGCTGCTGTGGCGTTTACACCGCGTCCATCATGCCGATCTCGATCTGGACGCGACAACGGGGCTACGCTTCCATCCTATCGAGATCTTCCTTTCCCTTGGACTCAAAGCTGCAGTCATCGTGCTCTTAGGCGCGACGCCGTGGGCGGTCGTCGCGTTCGAAGCGCTGCTCAATGCGTCGTCGGTGTTTAATCACAGTAATGTGGCAATCCCGACGCGCCGTGATCGCTGGTTGCGTTGGGTCTTGGTGACACCCGACATGCACCGTATTCACCATTCACCACAGGCGGTAGAGACCAACTCGAATTTCGGCTTCTCGGTGTCGTGGTGGGATCGACTGTGTGGGACGTACCGCGTTGAATCCGCGCTCGGTCCGGAGAACCAGGAGATCGGTCTTCGCGAATACCCCGAGCCACTCAACCTTGGACAGCTCTTAGTGTTGCCATTCCGAGGCGACGCGGGCCGTTACCCCTTCGCAGGAGTGCGTCCGGTGCACACTTGA
- a CDS encoding metalloregulator ArsR/SmtB family transcription factor → METKKSPRRIFKDRVYEQLARIGKAVASPQRLELLELLSQGPRTVDSLAQEAHLTVANASRHLQILRGARLVETEKEGLFVRYSLANELAADFIRSLRVLAANRLAELDRIARDFFKDRTPPEALDRHDLLQRARQGLVTVLDVRPSEEYRAGHIAGAISIPVEELAGRLAELPRDQEIVAYCRGPYCVLAAQAVELLQQHGFHAVRLEDGVADWRAQSLPIAVGDQPA, encoded by the coding sequence ATGGAAACGAAAAAATCTCCCAGGCGGATTTTTAAGGATCGCGTGTACGAACAACTGGCTCGTATCGGCAAAGCTGTCGCGAGTCCGCAGCGGTTGGAGCTGCTTGAGTTGTTAAGCCAAGGGCCACGCACGGTGGACAGTCTGGCGCAAGAAGCGCACCTGACGGTCGCGAATGCCTCGCGACATCTGCAGATTCTGCGCGGTGCACGTTTGGTCGAAACCGAAAAAGAAGGACTCTTCGTACGCTACTCGCTAGCGAACGAGTTGGCAGCCGACTTCATTCGTTCGTTGCGGGTGCTTGCCGCCAACCGGCTCGCCGAACTCGACCGCATCGCTCGTGACTTCTTCAAAGATCGCACTCCTCCGGAAGCGCTCGACCGTCACGACCTTTTGCAACGGGCGCGACAAGGCTTGGTGACGGTGTTGGATGTGCGACCGAGCGAAGAATATCGAGCCGGGCATATCGCCGGCGCCATCTCCATACCAGTCGAAGAATTAGCTGGCCGTCTTGCCGAACTGCCGCGCGATCAAGAGATCGTGGCGTACTGCCGCGGCCCTTATTGTGTCCTTGCTGCACAAGCGGTCGAGCTGTTGCAACAACACGGCTTCCACGCCGTACGACTTGAAGACGGTGTCGCCGATTGGCGCGCGCAGAGCCTTCCCATCGCCGTAGGCGACCAGCCGGCATAG
- a CDS encoding iron-containing redox enzyme family protein, whose amino-acid sequence MQATDTFVKDLRTYIAQEDEKPLLGTSFFKGVISGEMSREQLKKWALNLYYVTGQHIRAFGGIFMNTGLAPLDQKIRRHIVENLIDEETVMGRGDDAHWMLSMRLAKALGATDEEVQHPVVPKESVDYVNWVIELGRKEYGLVTLAAMSIGGETRSDGSAKGFVTALKDKYGLSREDLEFFYAHMGESEAHGDPVYGMVEEYATTEDRQRKIRDNIKTWCQKFSAAQEGGFRVAMGLDHGVQVDLA is encoded by the coding sequence ATGCAAGCAACCGACACCTTTGTGAAGGACCTGCGCACCTACATCGCTCAGGAAGACGAAAAACCGCTGCTTGGTACGAGCTTCTTTAAGGGCGTCATCAGTGGGGAGATGTCGCGCGAGCAGCTCAAGAAATGGGCGCTCAATCTCTATTACGTCACCGGCCAGCATATCCGCGCGTTCGGTGGGATCTTCATGAACACCGGACTGGCACCGCTGGATCAGAAGATTCGCCGCCATATCGTTGAGAATCTGATTGACGAAGAAACAGTCATGGGTCGCGGCGACGATGCCCATTGGATGCTCTCCATGCGTCTGGCCAAGGCACTGGGCGCGACCGACGAAGAGGTGCAGCATCCGGTAGTGCCGAAGGAGTCGGTGGACTACGTCAATTGGGTGATCGAACTCGGCCGCAAAGAATATGGCTTGGTGACGCTAGCAGCCATGTCGATCGGCGGCGAAACCCGCAGCGATGGCTCGGCCAAGGGGTTTGTCACCGCGCTCAAGGACAAGTATGGTCTCAGCCGCGAGGACTTGGAATTCTTCTACGCCCACATGGGCGAGTCGGAAGCCCACGGCGACCCGGTGTACGGCATGGTCGAAGAATACGCGACCACCGAGGATCGCCAGCGAAAGATTCGTGACAACATCAAAACCTGGTGTCAAAAGTTCAGCGCCGCGCAAGAAGGCGGGTTCCGTGTGGCGATGGGACTCGACCACGGCGTGCAAGTGGATTTAGCGTAA
- a CDS encoding Smr/MutS family protein: MDSDEDSPFPDPVVLPLEDVLDLHPFRPNEIRSVVEEYLTECCAAGFMSVRLIHGKGKGVQRESIRALLARLPFVRSFHDAPPAAGGWGATIVELKPDSASPRDND, from the coding sequence ATGGATTCCGACGAGGACTCGCCGTTTCCCGATCCGGTGGTCCTACCGCTGGAAGATGTGTTGGATTTACATCCCTTCCGACCCAACGAGATTCGCAGTGTCGTGGAAGAATACCTGACCGAGTGTTGCGCTGCTGGATTCATGTCAGTTCGCCTGATTCACGGGAAAGGCAAGGGCGTACAGCGGGAGAGCATCCGCGCCTTGCTCGCGCGCCTGCCATTCGTGCGTTCGTTTCACGACGCTCCGCCTGCAGCCGGAGGCTGGGGAGCCACGATTGTCGAGCTGAAGCCGGATTCCGCCTCTCCTCGGGACAATGATTGA
- a CDS encoding rhodanese-like domain-containing protein, with translation MRSHLFHSLFSFWRRPPRQLAPHQLQASLGQPDAPLVLDVRTPEEFALGHIAGAMLVPVDELEQRLTALALYRERPIVTV, from the coding sequence ATGAGGTCTCATCTGTTCCACTCTCTCTTCTCTTTCTGGCGACGACCACCACGGCAGCTCGCTCCTCACCAGCTTCAGGCGTCACTCGGTCAGCCGGACGCTCCTCTCGTGCTCGACGTACGCACCCCAGAGGAGTTCGCCTTGGGACACATTGCCGGGGCCATGCTGGTGCCGGTGGATGAGCTTGAGCAAAGACTGACCGCACTTGCTCTATATCGCGAACGACCCATCGTGACGGTGTGA
- a CDS encoding pyrroloquinoline quinone-dependent dehydrogenase — protein sequence MRIGGKSLLGLVLFLNGEAQAASPLIADWPVTGGDPGDMRYSPLAEIDRTNVARLQVAWTYRHGDYRSGWPDPFKGTAFQATPLVVDNRLIFSTPYNRVIALAPETGKELWTFDPQIDTSRRFANLMVNRGVAYWKDPAAPGPCASRIFLGTLDARLLALDAATGKRCTDFGVGGEVNLLDGIEHVVDPWEYNVTSPPTVIGENVIVGSSIADEVRRISPSGAVRAYHARTGALVWRFNTIPQGGEAGTDTWERESWRITGGANVWSTMTADLARGLVFLPVSTAGPDFIGVDRPGANLFSDAVVALDAKTGALRWHFQTVHHDLWDYDLAAPPTLVRVQHKGREIDAVAQGTKTGLVFLLDRDTGKPLFPVEERPVPRSETPGETSWPTQPFPSKPPALVPQRLTENDLRTDDLQLYRRCLARFRTLRNEGIFTPPSTQWTILYPGTGGGVNWSGGAFDPQSGLWFAPTNNDVHLIRLDPLPAENFNETEGIVMHTGWGGLRWLLWRTGTGLRYGQIRDELVENGRRCHKPPWGMLHAVDLNTGEIRWQMPVGQDAETGVQGLPNFGPPLVTAGGLVFHAGSRELKLRAHDSATGAVLATFDLPAGLHAGPITYKLTPEGKQYLVIAPGGHARLGSQLGDYVIAYTLPDASRRKTNE from the coding sequence ATGAGAATCGGCGGAAAAAGTTTGCTCGGACTCGTGCTGTTTCTGAACGGCGAAGCGCAGGCGGCGTCGCCGCTTATCGCGGATTGGCCAGTCACCGGTGGCGACCCCGGCGACATGCGTTACTCGCCATTGGCGGAGATCGATCGCACCAACGTCGCTCGGCTGCAGGTCGCGTGGACGTATCGGCACGGAGACTACCGCTCCGGCTGGCCGGACCCGTTCAAAGGCACGGCCTTTCAAGCGACGCCGCTCGTTGTCGATAACCGGCTGATTTTCTCGACGCCCTACAATCGCGTGATCGCGCTCGCCCCGGAAACCGGAAAAGAACTCTGGACCTTCGATCCGCAGATCGACACGAGTCGCCGTTTCGCCAATCTCATGGTGAACCGTGGTGTAGCGTACTGGAAAGATCCTGCCGCCCCAGGTCCCTGTGCCAGCCGGATTTTTCTCGGCACGCTTGACGCTCGCTTGCTCGCTCTTGACGCGGCCACCGGCAAACGTTGTACGGATTTCGGGGTGGGCGGCGAAGTCAATCTTCTTGATGGAATCGAACATGTCGTCGATCCGTGGGAGTACAACGTCACCTCGCCGCCTACCGTTATTGGCGAAAACGTCATTGTCGGTTCCTCGATTGCCGATGAGGTCCGTCGCATATCGCCTTCAGGAGCCGTCCGCGCGTACCATGCTCGTACCGGCGCGCTGGTGTGGCGCTTCAACACGATTCCGCAAGGAGGTGAGGCAGGCACGGATACCTGGGAGCGTGAAAGTTGGCGGATCACGGGCGGCGCTAATGTCTGGTCAACAATGACAGCGGATCTTGCGCGCGGGTTGGTGTTTCTTCCGGTCAGCACGGCAGGCCCTGATTTCATTGGCGTCGATCGTCCTGGAGCGAATCTTTTTTCTGACGCCGTAGTCGCCCTCGACGCCAAGACCGGCGCGCTGCGGTGGCATTTTCAGACCGTGCATCATGATTTGTGGGACTACGATCTCGCGGCACCGCCAACGCTCGTCCGAGTGCAGCATAAAGGGCGCGAGATCGATGCCGTCGCTCAAGGGACGAAGACCGGCTTGGTGTTTCTCCTCGACCGCGACACCGGCAAACCCTTGTTTCCTGTCGAAGAGCGCCCGGTCCCACGTAGCGAGACTCCCGGAGAAACCAGTTGGCCGACCCAGCCGTTCCCCAGCAAGCCACCAGCCCTCGTACCGCAACGGCTGACGGAGAATGATCTCAGGACAGATGATCTGCAACTTTATCGACGCTGCCTGGCTCGGTTTCGTACCCTGCGGAACGAAGGCATTTTCACGCCACCGAGTACCCAGTGGACGATCCTCTATCCAGGCACGGGCGGTGGAGTGAACTGGTCCGGCGGCGCGTTCGATCCGCAGAGCGGTCTGTGGTTCGCGCCAACCAATAACGACGTACATCTGATCCGCTTAGACCCATTGCCGGCTGAGAATTTCAACGAAACAGAAGGCATTGTCATGCACACCGGCTGGGGCGGACTGCGTTGGCTTTTATGGCGAACGGGAACAGGGCTCCGCTACGGCCAGATTCGAGACGAACTGGTTGAGAATGGTCGCCGTTGCCACAAACCGCCATGGGGAATGCTTCATGCGGTAGATCTCAATACCGGAGAGATTCGTTGGCAGATGCCGGTGGGGCAGGATGCAGAAACCGGAGTACAAGGTCTCCCTAATTTTGGTCCGCCGCTGGTGACCGCTGGAGGTCTGGTGTTTCACGCCGGTTCGCGGGAGTTGAAGCTGCGTGCCCACGATAGCGCGACCGGTGCGGTGTTGGCCACGTTCGATCTCCCCGCCGGTCTTCATGCTGGACCGATCACCTACAAGCTCACGCCAGAGGGGAAACAATATCTGGTCATCGCTCCCGGCGGACATGCGCGTTTGGGGTCGCAACTAGGGGACTATGTGATTGCCTACACCTTGCCGGATGCGAGCAGGAGGAAGACAAACGAGTAG
- a CDS encoding DUF1016 domain-containing protein has protein sequence MPTSKKSGQPKRTDVVAAQPRGSATGLEVSFAEVVGLIQHARQRAFQAVNTELIDLYWQVGEYISRKLETATWGESVVEKLAGYIAQKHPDIKGFTRRSLFRMRQFYETYRNDKKVAPLVTQLSWTHNLLILSRAKRPEEREFYLRLCLREHWSKRELERQLASAFFERTVLSPPKVSPPVAQLHPDATAIFKDIYLLDFLDLPDRHSEADLQQALIANLRRFLLELGRDFCFVGEQYLVQVGGKDFHIDLLFYHRELQCLVAFELKIDEFSPAHLGQLAFYVEALDRDVRKPHEQPSIGVLLCATKDNEVVEYALSRTLSPTLIAEYQTRLPDKRLLQAKLHEFYELAQPTGEASTKNRSLRNQK, from the coding sequence ATGCCGACATCCAAAAAATCAGGCCAACCGAAAAGAACCGACGTTGTTGCGGCGCAGCCGAGAGGTTCAGCCACGGGCCTGGAAGTCTCGTTCGCTGAGGTCGTCGGTCTCATCCAACACGCTCGACAACGTGCCTTTCAGGCAGTCAATACCGAGCTGATCGATCTGTACTGGCAGGTGGGGGAATACATTAGCCGCAAGCTAGAGACTGCGACTTGGGGGGAAAGCGTCGTGGAGAAACTAGCGGGCTACATCGCCCAAAAACATCCGGACATCAAGGGCTTCACCCGACGCAGCCTGTTCCGAATGCGTCAATTCTACGAGACGTATCGTAACGACAAAAAAGTCGCGCCACTGGTGACACAATTATCCTGGACCCATAATTTGCTCATCCTCAGTCGCGCCAAACGACCCGAGGAACGAGAGTTTTACTTGCGTCTTTGCCTACGTGAGCATTGGAGCAAGCGCGAACTCGAACGCCAACTAGCCAGCGCCTTTTTTGAGCGGACGGTGCTCTCACCGCCAAAAGTGTCACCACCGGTGGCACAATTACACCCCGACGCAACAGCGATCTTCAAGGATATCTACCTCCTCGACTTTCTTGACCTTCCCGACCGGCATTCGGAAGCTGATCTGCAACAGGCTCTGATCGCCAATCTCCGACGGTTTCTTCTCGAACTGGGTCGCGATTTCTGCTTTGTCGGCGAACAATACTTAGTCCAAGTCGGCGGCAAGGATTTCCATATCGATTTGCTCTTCTATCATCGCGAGCTGCAATGCCTGGTGGCGTTCGAGTTGAAGATCGACGAATTTTCGCCCGCGCATCTTGGGCAATTAGCCTTCTATGTTGAAGCCCTTGATCGTGACGTGCGCAAACCCCACGAACAACCGTCCATCGGAGTGCTGCTGTGCGCCACGAAGGACAATGAAGTAGTCGAATACGCGCTTAGCCGCACGCTTTCGCCGACGCTGATTGCCGAATATCAGACCCGCCTTCCCGACAAGCGCCTCCTCCAGGCCAAGCTCCATGAGTTTTACGAGCTGGCCCAACCTACTGGAGAAGCTTCAACGAAAAATCGCAGCCTAAGAAACCAAAAGTAA